Genomic segment of Umezawaea sp. Da 62-37:
CCAGGGCCAGGTAGACGGCGAGCGGCATGGTGGTCGTCCGGCCGGGGAAGTTGCCCGCGAACGTGATGGTGGCGCCGAACTCGCCCAGCGCCCGCGCCCAGCACAGGACCGTGCCCGCGACGACGCCGGGCAGGATCGTCGGCAGCGTGACCCGCCGGAACACCAGCCACCGCGAGGCCCCGAGCGTCGCGGCGGCCTCCTCGAACCGGGGGTCGGCCGCGCGCAGGGCGCCCTCGACGGAGATCACCAGGAACGGCATCGCCACGAACGCCTCGGCGAGCACGACCCCGGCCGTGGTGAACGGCAGCGAGATCCCGAACCACGAGTACAGGTACGAGCCGACCAGGCCGCGCCGTCCCAGCACCAGCAGCAGCGCCACGCCGCCGACCACCGGTGGCAGCACGAGCGGCACGGTCACCAGCGCCCTCAGCAGCCCCCGTCCCGGCAGGTCCGCGCGCGCCAGCAGCCACGCGAGCGGCACCCCCAGCACGAGGCAGATCACCGTCGCCAGGCTCGCGCACAGCAGCGACAACGACAGCGCCTGCCCGACCGACGGGCTGAACAGCTGGTCGACCAGCGTGGTCCAGGGGGCGCGGACCAGCAGCCCGGCCAGCGGGACGAGCAGGAACGCGAGCCCGATCAACGCGGGCAGCACGAGGACGGCGGGCAGCCGTCCTCGTGTGCCGGGGCGTCGGGTCACGGGGCCGCGAAACCGGCCGCGGTCAGCACCGAGGTGCCCTTGGCGGACAGCACGAAGTCCACGAACGCCTTGGCCGCGGCCGCGTTGGGGGCCTTCGCCAGCGGCGCGATCGGGTAGTCGTTGACGGCCTTGTCGGACTCCGGGAACTCGATGCCCTCGACGTCGGCGCCCGCTGCCTTCACGTCCGTCTTGTACACCAGCGCCGCGTCGACCTCGCCCAGCTTCACCTTGGTCAGCACGGCCTTGACGTCCTGCTCCAGCGTGTCCGGCGCGGCCGTGATCCCCGCCGTCTCGAACACCTTCTTCGCCGCCGCGCCGCACGGCACCTGCTCGGCGCACAGCGCGATCTTCAGGTCCGCCTTGCCGAAGTCGGCCAGACCGGTGACCTTCGCGGGATTGCCCTTGGGCACCGCGATCTCCAGCTTGTTCTTCACGAACGTGGTCGCGTCACCGGTGATGCCGCCCGTGTCGCTGACCTGCTTCATGTTCGCGGGCGCCGCGGAGGCGAACACGTCGGCGGGCGCGCCGGAGTTGATCTGCTGCGCCAGCGCCGAGCTGCCCGCGAAGTTGAAGGTGACCTTGGCGCCGGGGTTGGCGGCCTCGAAGTCCTTGCCCAGCTGCGTGAACGACTCCGTCAGCGACGCGGCGGCGAACACCGTGATCGCGCCGGTGACCGCGGGTGCGGACGAGGTGGACGTGGCGCTGGGGGCGGTCGTGGACGCGGTGTCCTGCGCGGAGCACCCGACCAGCGCCAGCAGGGCGAGTGCGGCCACACCAGTGCGACGGAACATTCAGGCCTCCGGGATCTCTACGACGACGTGCGTGGACTTGATCGAGGCCACCGCGACGACCCCGACCTCCAGACCGAGCTCCTCGGCGGCCTCCCTGCTCATCAGGGACACCACCCGGAACGGTCCGGCCTGCATCTCGACCTGCGCCATCACGCCGTCCTTGACGACTCGGGTGACGATGCCGCGCATCCGGTTGCGGGCTGAGGCGGCGACCGTGGCACCCGGCTCCGGATCGTCGGCCAACTGCTGGGCGAACGCGGCGAGCGCGTGCCCCTCGACAGCCATCCGCCCGTTGTCGCCGTTCACCACCGGCAACCGCCCCTGATCCGCCCACCTGCGCACGGTG
This window contains:
- a CDS encoding TOBE domain-containing protein — translated: MPNLRISEAASLLGVSDDTVRRWADQGRLPVVNGDNGRMAVEGHALAAFAQQLADDPEPGATVAASARNRMRGIVTRVVKDGVMAQVEMQAGPFRVVSLMSREAAEELGLEVGVVAVASIKSTHVVVEIPEA
- the modB gene encoding molybdate ABC transporter permease subunit produces the protein MTRRPGTRGRLPAVLVLPALIGLAFLLVPLAGLLVRAPWTTLVDQLFSPSVGQALSLSLLCASLATVICLVLGVPLAWLLARADLPGRGLLRALVTVPLVLPPVVGGVALLLVLGRRGLVGSYLYSWFGISLPFTTAGVVLAEAFVAMPFLVISVEGALRAADPRFEEAAATLGASRWLVFRRVTLPTILPGVVAGTVLCWARALGEFGATITFAGNFPGRTTTMPLAVYLALETDPDAAIVLSIVLLLVSVVVLASLRDRWVGGSA
- the modA gene encoding molybdate ABC transporter substrate-binding protein; translated protein: MFRRTGVAALALLALVGCSAQDTASTTAPSATSTSSAPAVTGAITVFAAASLTESFTQLGKDFEAANPGAKVTFNFAGSSALAQQINSGAPADVFASAAPANMKQVSDTGGITGDATTFVKNKLEIAVPKGNPAKVTGLADFGKADLKIALCAEQVPCGAAAKKVFETAGITAAPDTLEQDVKAVLTKVKLGEVDAALVYKTDVKAAGADVEGIEFPESDKAVNDYPIAPLAKAPNAAAAKAFVDFVLSAKGTSVLTAAGFAAP